The Dromaius novaehollandiae isolate bDroNov1 chromosome 5, bDroNov1.hap1, whole genome shotgun sequence genome window below encodes:
- the BMAL1 gene encoding basic helix-loop-helix ARNT-like protein 1 isoform X1: protein MADQRMDISSTISDFMSPDPTDLISSSLSASGMDCNRKRKGSSTDYQLDGFPFEEGMDTDKDDQHGRLEYTDQQGRIKNAREAHSQIEKRRRDKMNSFIDELASLVPTCNAMSRKLDKLTVLRMAVQHMKTLRGATNPYTEANYKPAFLSDDELKHLILRAADGFLFVVGCDRGKILFVSESVFKILNYSQNDLIGQSLFDYLHPKDIAKVKEQLSSSDTAPRERLIDAKTGLPVKTDITPGPSRLCSGARRSFFCRMKCNRPSVKVEDKDFPSTCSKKKADRKSFCTIHSTGYLKSWPPTKMGLDEDNEPDNEGCNLSCLVAIGRLHPHVVPQPVNGEIRVKPTEYVSRHAIDGKFVFVDQRATAILAYLPQELLGTSCYEYFHQDDIGHLAECHRQVLQTREKITTNCYKFKIKDGSFITLRSRWFSFMNPWTKEVEYIVSTNTVVSTNVLDSGDAAFPQLAASPHSMDSVLQAGEGGPKRTHPTVPGIPGGTRAGAGKIGRMIAEEIMEIHRIRGSSPSSCSSSPLNITSTPPPDTSSPGGKKILNGGTPDIPSAGLLSGQIQDNSGYPYSDNSSILGENSHIGIDMMDNDQGSSSPSNDEAAMAVIMSLLEADAGLGGPVDFSDLPWPL from the exons GGAAGGTATGGATACAGATAAAGATGACCAACATGGAAG ATTGGAGTATACAGACCAACAAGGCAGAATAAAAAATGCAAG GGAAGCTCATAGTCAAATTGAAAAAAGGCGTAGAGATAAAATGAACAGTTTTATAGATGAACTGGCATCTTTGGTACCAACATGCAACGCTATGTCTCGAAAACTAGATAAACTCACTGTGTTGAGAATGGCAGTCCAGCATATGAAAACATTACGTG gtgcTACAAATCCATATACAGAAGCAAACTATAAGCCTGCTTTTTTATCAGATGATGAATTAAAACATCTTATTCTCAGG gCAGCAGATGGATTTCTTTTTGTTGTGGGCTGTGACAGAGGGAAGATACTGTTTGTTTCAGAATCTGTCTTCAAGATCCTCAACTACAGTCAG AATGATTTGATTGGTCAAAGCTTATTTGATTACCTTCATCCTAAAGACATTGCCAAAGTGAAGGAACAGCTCTCTTCTTCTGACACTGCACCACGAGAAAGGCTTATTGATGCAAAAA CTGGACTCCCAGTTAAAACTGATATAACACCTGGGCCATCACGACTATGTTCTGGAGCAAGACGGTCCTTCTTTTGTAGGATGAAGTGCAATAGACCTTCTGTAAAAGTAGAAGACAAGGATTTTCCTTCAACCTGTTCAAAAAAGAAAG cagaccGCAAAAGCTTTTGCACTATTCATAGTACAGGATATTTAAAAAGCTGGCCGCCAACAAAAATGGGACTAGATGAAGATAATGAACCAGATAACGAGGGTTGTAATTTAAGTTGTCTTGTTGCAATTGGACGGCTGCATCCCCATGTAGTACCACAACCAGTGAATGGTGAAATCAGAGTGAAACCTACGGAATACGTTTCTCGACATGCAATAGATGGGAAATTTGTTTTTGTAGATCAGAG GGCAACAGCCATTCTGGCATACTTACCCCAGGAACTTCTAGGTACTTCGTGTTACGAGTATTTTCATCAAGATGATATAGGACATCTTGCAGAATGTCATAGACAAG TTTTGCAGACCAGAGAAAAAATTACAACCAACTGCtacaagtttaaaataaaagatgggTCTTTTATTACATTGAGGAGTCGCTGGTTCAGTTTCATGAACCCTTGGACCAAAGAAGTAGAATACATTGTCTCAACAAATACAGTTGTTTC CACCAATGTACTTGACAGTGGGGACGCAGCCTTTCCACAGCTTGCAGCTTCTCCACATAGCATGGACAGCGTTCTCCAGGCCGGAGAAG GTGGCCCAAAAAGGACCCATCCTACTGTCCCAGGAATTCCAGGTGGAACAAGAGCTGGGGCGGGTAAAATAGGGAGGATGATTGCTGAAGAAATCATGGAGATTCACAG GATAAGAGGATCATCGCCTTCTAGCTGTAGTTCAAGTCCACTGAATATTACCAGCACACCACCACCCGATACATCATCACCAGGAGGCAAGAAG atCTTGAATGGCGGCACTCCAGACATTCCTTCAGCTGGGTTACTGTCTGGGCAAATCCAAGATAACTCTGGTTACCCATATTCTGACAACTCGTCTATTCTTG GGGAGAACTCCCATATAGGCATTGATATGATGGACAACGATCAAGGATCAAGCAGCCCTAGCAATGATGAAGCAGCAATGGCCGTAATAATGAGCCTTCTTGAAGCAGATGCAGGTCTTGGTGGCCCTGTGGATTTCAGTGATTTGCCATGGCCCTTGTAA
- the BMAL1 gene encoding basic helix-loop-helix ARNT-like protein 1 isoform X3 has translation MADQRMDISSTISDFMSPDPTDLISSSLSASGMDCNRKRKGSSTDYQLDGFPFEEGMDTDKDDQHGRLEYTDQQGRIKNAREAHSQIEKRRRDKMNSFIDELASLVPTCNAMSRKLDKLTVLRMAVQHMKTLRGATNPYTEANYKPAFLSDDELKHLILRAADGFLFVVGCDRGKILFVSESVFKILNYSQNDLIGQSLFDYLHPKDIAKVKEQLSSSDTAPRERLIDAKTDRKSFCTIHSTGYLKSWPPTKMGLDEDNEPDNEGCNLSCLVAIGRLHPHVVPQPVNGEIRVKPTEYVSRHAIDGKFVFVDQRATAILAYLPQELLGTSCYEYFHQDDIGHLAECHRQVLQTREKITTNCYKFKIKDGSFITLRSRWFSFMNPWTKEVEYIVSTNTVVSTNVLDSGDAAFPQLAASPHSMDSVLQAGEGGPKRTHPTVPGIPGGTRAGAGKIGRMIAEEIMEIHRIRGSSPSSCSSSPLNITSTPPPDTSSPGGKKILNGGTPDIPSAGLLSGQIQDNSGYPYSDNSSILGENSHIGIDMMDNDQGSSSPSNDEAAMAVIMSLLEADAGLGGPVDFSDLPWPL, from the exons GGAAGGTATGGATACAGATAAAGATGACCAACATGGAAG ATTGGAGTATACAGACCAACAAGGCAGAATAAAAAATGCAAG GGAAGCTCATAGTCAAATTGAAAAAAGGCGTAGAGATAAAATGAACAGTTTTATAGATGAACTGGCATCTTTGGTACCAACATGCAACGCTATGTCTCGAAAACTAGATAAACTCACTGTGTTGAGAATGGCAGTCCAGCATATGAAAACATTACGTG gtgcTACAAATCCATATACAGAAGCAAACTATAAGCCTGCTTTTTTATCAGATGATGAATTAAAACATCTTATTCTCAGG gCAGCAGATGGATTTCTTTTTGTTGTGGGCTGTGACAGAGGGAAGATACTGTTTGTTTCAGAATCTGTCTTCAAGATCCTCAACTACAGTCAG AATGATTTGATTGGTCAAAGCTTATTTGATTACCTTCATCCTAAAGACATTGCCAAAGTGAAGGAACAGCTCTCTTCTTCTGACACTGCACCACGAGAAAGGCTTATTGATGCAAAAA cagaccGCAAAAGCTTTTGCACTATTCATAGTACAGGATATTTAAAAAGCTGGCCGCCAACAAAAATGGGACTAGATGAAGATAATGAACCAGATAACGAGGGTTGTAATTTAAGTTGTCTTGTTGCAATTGGACGGCTGCATCCCCATGTAGTACCACAACCAGTGAATGGTGAAATCAGAGTGAAACCTACGGAATACGTTTCTCGACATGCAATAGATGGGAAATTTGTTTTTGTAGATCAGAG GGCAACAGCCATTCTGGCATACTTACCCCAGGAACTTCTAGGTACTTCGTGTTACGAGTATTTTCATCAAGATGATATAGGACATCTTGCAGAATGTCATAGACAAG TTTTGCAGACCAGAGAAAAAATTACAACCAACTGCtacaagtttaaaataaaagatgggTCTTTTATTACATTGAGGAGTCGCTGGTTCAGTTTCATGAACCCTTGGACCAAAGAAGTAGAATACATTGTCTCAACAAATACAGTTGTTTC CACCAATGTACTTGACAGTGGGGACGCAGCCTTTCCACAGCTTGCAGCTTCTCCACATAGCATGGACAGCGTTCTCCAGGCCGGAGAAG GTGGCCCAAAAAGGACCCATCCTACTGTCCCAGGAATTCCAGGTGGAACAAGAGCTGGGGCGGGTAAAATAGGGAGGATGATTGCTGAAGAAATCATGGAGATTCACAG GATAAGAGGATCATCGCCTTCTAGCTGTAGTTCAAGTCCACTGAATATTACCAGCACACCACCACCCGATACATCATCACCAGGAGGCAAGAAG atCTTGAATGGCGGCACTCCAGACATTCCTTCAGCTGGGTTACTGTCTGGGCAAATCCAAGATAACTCTGGTTACCCATATTCTGACAACTCGTCTATTCTTG GGGAGAACTCCCATATAGGCATTGATATGATGGACAACGATCAAGGATCAAGCAGCCCTAGCAATGATGAAGCAGCAATGGCCGTAATAATGAGCCTTCTTGAAGCAGATGCAGGTCTTGGTGGCCCTGTGGATTTCAGTGATTTGCCATGGCCCTTGTAA
- the BMAL1 gene encoding basic helix-loop-helix ARNT-like protein 1 isoform X2, with the protein MADQRMDISSTISDFMSPDPTDLISSSLSASGMDCNRKRKGSSTDYQLDGFPFEEGMDTDKDDQHGRLEYTDQQGRIKNAREAHSQIEKRRRDKMNSFIDELASLVPTCNAMSRKLDKLTVLRMAVQHMKTLRGATNPYTEANYKPAFLSDDELKHLILRAADGFLFVVGCDRGKILFVSESVFKILNYSQNDLIGQSLFDYLHPKDIAKVKEQLSSSDTAPRERLIDAKTGLPVKTDITPGPSRLCSGARRSFFCRMKCNRPSVKVEDKDFPSTCSKKKDRKSFCTIHSTGYLKSWPPTKMGLDEDNEPDNEGCNLSCLVAIGRLHPHVVPQPVNGEIRVKPTEYVSRHAIDGKFVFVDQRATAILAYLPQELLGTSCYEYFHQDDIGHLAECHRQVLQTREKITTNCYKFKIKDGSFITLRSRWFSFMNPWTKEVEYIVSTNTVVSTNVLDSGDAAFPQLAASPHSMDSVLQAGEGGPKRTHPTVPGIPGGTRAGAGKIGRMIAEEIMEIHRIRGSSPSSCSSSPLNITSTPPPDTSSPGGKKILNGGTPDIPSAGLLSGQIQDNSGYPYSDNSSILGENSHIGIDMMDNDQGSSSPSNDEAAMAVIMSLLEADAGLGGPVDFSDLPWPL; encoded by the exons GGAAGGTATGGATACAGATAAAGATGACCAACATGGAAG ATTGGAGTATACAGACCAACAAGGCAGAATAAAAAATGCAAG GGAAGCTCATAGTCAAATTGAAAAAAGGCGTAGAGATAAAATGAACAGTTTTATAGATGAACTGGCATCTTTGGTACCAACATGCAACGCTATGTCTCGAAAACTAGATAAACTCACTGTGTTGAGAATGGCAGTCCAGCATATGAAAACATTACGTG gtgcTACAAATCCATATACAGAAGCAAACTATAAGCCTGCTTTTTTATCAGATGATGAATTAAAACATCTTATTCTCAGG gCAGCAGATGGATTTCTTTTTGTTGTGGGCTGTGACAGAGGGAAGATACTGTTTGTTTCAGAATCTGTCTTCAAGATCCTCAACTACAGTCAG AATGATTTGATTGGTCAAAGCTTATTTGATTACCTTCATCCTAAAGACATTGCCAAAGTGAAGGAACAGCTCTCTTCTTCTGACACTGCACCACGAGAAAGGCTTATTGATGCAAAAA CTGGACTCCCAGTTAAAACTGATATAACACCTGGGCCATCACGACTATGTTCTGGAGCAAGACGGTCCTTCTTTTGTAGGATGAAGTGCAATAGACCTTCTGTAAAAGTAGAAGACAAGGATTTTCCTTCAACCTGTTCAAAAAAGAAAG accGCAAAAGCTTTTGCACTATTCATAGTACAGGATATTTAAAAAGCTGGCCGCCAACAAAAATGGGACTAGATGAAGATAATGAACCAGATAACGAGGGTTGTAATTTAAGTTGTCTTGTTGCAATTGGACGGCTGCATCCCCATGTAGTACCACAACCAGTGAATGGTGAAATCAGAGTGAAACCTACGGAATACGTTTCTCGACATGCAATAGATGGGAAATTTGTTTTTGTAGATCAGAG GGCAACAGCCATTCTGGCATACTTACCCCAGGAACTTCTAGGTACTTCGTGTTACGAGTATTTTCATCAAGATGATATAGGACATCTTGCAGAATGTCATAGACAAG TTTTGCAGACCAGAGAAAAAATTACAACCAACTGCtacaagtttaaaataaaagatgggTCTTTTATTACATTGAGGAGTCGCTGGTTCAGTTTCATGAACCCTTGGACCAAAGAAGTAGAATACATTGTCTCAACAAATACAGTTGTTTC CACCAATGTACTTGACAGTGGGGACGCAGCCTTTCCACAGCTTGCAGCTTCTCCACATAGCATGGACAGCGTTCTCCAGGCCGGAGAAG GTGGCCCAAAAAGGACCCATCCTACTGTCCCAGGAATTCCAGGTGGAACAAGAGCTGGGGCGGGTAAAATAGGGAGGATGATTGCTGAAGAAATCATGGAGATTCACAG GATAAGAGGATCATCGCCTTCTAGCTGTAGTTCAAGTCCACTGAATATTACCAGCACACCACCACCCGATACATCATCACCAGGAGGCAAGAAG atCTTGAATGGCGGCACTCCAGACATTCCTTCAGCTGGGTTACTGTCTGGGCAAATCCAAGATAACTCTGGTTACCCATATTCTGACAACTCGTCTATTCTTG GGGAGAACTCCCATATAGGCATTGATATGATGGACAACGATCAAGGATCAAGCAGCCCTAGCAATGATGAAGCAGCAATGGCCGTAATAATGAGCCTTCTTGAAGCAGATGCAGGTCTTGGTGGCCCTGTGGATTTCAGTGATTTGCCATGGCCCTTGTAA